From a region of the Mycobacterium intracellulare ATCC 13950 genome:
- a CDS encoding SDR family NAD(P)-dependent oxidoreductase, translating into MELMDHTAVITGGTAGIGLESARLFASEGATVIVSGRDPARGAHAVEVIGPKARFIQTDMADIDSVNSLVQQCGEVDIIVNNAGSFPSALTVEQGMSAFETMFDTNVRGAYFLVAGLVPGMLNRGRGSIVNITTMAAFKGIPGASGYSASKAAVESLTRTWAAEFGGAGVRVNSVAPGPTRTPGVAAEWGDVNEELGRALPLGRTAFPSEIAEAVLFLSSPRSSFITGSTLHVDGGGAAV; encoded by the coding sequence ATGGAGCTGATGGACCACACCGCGGTGATCACCGGCGGGACGGCGGGCATTGGACTGGAATCGGCTCGGCTGTTCGCCAGCGAAGGCGCCACCGTCATCGTCTCGGGCCGCGATCCGGCCAGGGGAGCGCACGCGGTGGAGGTCATCGGCCCGAAGGCACGGTTCATCCAGACCGACATGGCCGATATCGATTCGGTGAATTCGCTTGTGCAGCAGTGCGGTGAGGTCGACATCATCGTCAACAACGCCGGCAGCTTTCCGTCGGCATTGACGGTGGAGCAGGGGATGTCGGCGTTCGAGACGATGTTCGACACCAACGTGCGCGGCGCGTACTTCCTGGTTGCCGGCCTGGTCCCGGGAATGCTCAACCGCGGCCGCGGCAGCATCGTCAACATCACGACCATGGCCGCCTTCAAGGGAATTCCCGGTGCGTCGGGCTACAGCGCCTCCAAGGCCGCGGTGGAATCGCTCACCCGCACCTGGGCCGCCGAATTCGGAGGGGCCGGGGTGCGGGTGAACAGCGTGGCGCCGGGGCCCACCCGCACCCCCGGGGTGGCGGCGGAATGGGGCGACGTCAACGAGGAGCTCGGGCGGGCCCTGCCACTGGGGCGCACCGCCTTCCCGTCCGAGATCGCCGAAGCGGTGCTCTTCCTGAGCTCCCCTCGCTCCAGCTTCATCACCGGCTCGACCCTGCACGTCGACGGCGGCGGCGCCGCGGTTTGA
- a CDS encoding SDR family oxidoreductase, whose translation MKVLVIGGSGLIGSQVVTLLTEQGHEAVPASPSTGVNTVTGEGVAEAVAGVQAVVDVSNSPSWADDDVLNFFTTSTRNLLEAERAAGVQHHVALSIVGADRAAASGYMRAKIAQEKVIVESGAPYTIVRATQFFEFVAGIADSMTEGDTVRAPHGAFQPIAAADVATAVARAAIGEPVNGVINIAGPEKQGMDDFIRTRFAATGDARRVVTDPDAQYYGAVLDERMIVPVEGEEVTIYPTRFGDWLASQAPSNAE comes from the coding sequence ATGAAGGTTTTGGTAATCGGTGGCAGTGGGTTGATCGGATCACAGGTTGTCACCCTGCTCACCGAGCAGGGACACGAAGCCGTCCCGGCGTCACCGAGCACGGGCGTCAACACCGTGACCGGTGAGGGGGTCGCCGAGGCCGTCGCCGGTGTCCAGGCGGTGGTGGACGTCTCCAACTCGCCGTCGTGGGCAGATGACGACGTGCTGAACTTCTTCACCACCTCCACCCGCAACCTCCTCGAGGCGGAGCGGGCCGCGGGCGTGCAGCACCACGTCGCGCTCTCGATCGTGGGAGCCGACCGCGCGGCCGCAAGCGGCTACATGCGGGCCAAGATCGCTCAGGAAAAGGTGATCGTGGAATCCGGAGCCCCCTACACCATCGTGCGGGCCACTCAGTTCTTCGAATTCGTTGCGGGCATTGCGGATTCGATGACCGAGGGTGACACGGTCCGGGCGCCGCATGGGGCGTTCCAGCCGATCGCCGCCGCGGATGTGGCCACGGCCGTCGCCCGCGCCGCGATCGGTGAGCCGGTCAACGGGGTGATCAACATCGCCGGACCCGAAAAGCAGGGCATGGACGACTTCATCCGGACCCGGTTCGCCGCGACCGGCGATGCCCGCCGCGTGGTGACCGACCCGGATGCGCAGTATTACGGCGCGGTCCTCGACGAGCGCATGATCGTTCCCGTCGAGGGCGAAGAAGTGACCATCTACCCCACCCGGTTCGGCGACTGGCTGGCCTCGCAGGCGCCCAGCAACGCCGAGTAA
- a CDS encoding helix-turn-helix transcriptional regulator, whose amino-acid sequence MSDARAGQSRVLVLRGEAGIGKTALLDFVSERASGFRVARVAGVESEMELPFAALQQLCVPLLEFSDRLPAPQRDALEIAFGRSAGRAPERFLVGLAVLSLIGAATESQPLIVLVDDAQWIDRISAQTLAFVARRLIAEPAAMVFAMRDGAVALDTDELSGLPELTLGGLEPGDARALLDSVILGRLDDQVRDRIVAETRGNPLALLELPRGLTGAELAGGFQRPDVRPLTGQIEQTFLRRIRSLPDHTQRLLTTAAAEPVGDAALLLRAAEHLGLPPDAAADAEAAGLIDVGTRVRFRHPLVRSAAYRTADLIERRRIHRALAEATDRRSDPDRRAWHLAIAAHGPDESVAAALERSADRAQARGGVAAAAAFLERATQLSAEPSRRGTRALAAAQAKRDAAAFDAADELITVAEGASLDELQQARAARLRAQIVFARSRSGAADAPTVSDAAIGLLDAARGLERLDDAHSRETYLEALGAAMFGGRLCPHGGIHLVAEAARAAPPGPQPARPVDLLLDGIALRATAGQVPSVTALRDALARIQDEPERGDDVLHWFWQAFPVVQESAVHELWDDEVWHRLATHAVRLARGAGALAVLPHALVYRAGVHVQAGEFATASQLIEEAKAISAATGYVPVKYHSVLLAAWRGNEDVATALIEQAAADGMARGEGRVVGLTGYCGAVLYNGLCRYDDAFAAARRACEYEDLGLFGWCLIELVEAAARSGQKDAARDALRQLEVRALSARTDWADGVYLRSKALLASDRDAEACHLEAIDKLARTRIAVQLARAHLSYGEWLRRCNRRIDARSQLGTAHEMFTRMGADAFAARAHRELLATGEKVNKRSGKTGNASGGELTAQEAQIARLAGEGLTNPEIAAQLFISSHTVEWHLRKVFAKLGITSRRQLRGLAKEFGPLSSA is encoded by the coding sequence GTGTCGGACGCCCGCGCCGGCCAAAGCCGGGTCCTGGTGTTGCGGGGGGAAGCGGGCATCGGCAAGACCGCATTGTTGGACTTCGTTTCCGAGCGTGCTTCGGGATTTCGCGTGGCGCGGGTGGCGGGCGTGGAGTCCGAGATGGAGCTCCCGTTCGCCGCGCTGCAGCAACTCTGCGTGCCGCTGCTCGAATTCTCCGACCGCTTACCGGCTCCGCAACGCGACGCCCTGGAGATCGCCTTCGGGCGAAGCGCCGGACGGGCACCGGAGCGCTTCCTGGTCGGGTTGGCGGTGCTCAGTTTGATCGGCGCGGCGACGGAATCGCAGCCCTTGATCGTCCTGGTCGACGATGCGCAGTGGATTGACCGTATCTCGGCCCAGACGTTGGCGTTTGTCGCCCGCCGCCTGATCGCCGAGCCGGCGGCGATGGTCTTCGCGATGCGCGACGGTGCCGTGGCGTTGGACACCGATGAGCTGAGCGGGCTGCCCGAATTGACGCTCGGCGGGCTCGAACCGGGCGACGCCCGCGCGTTGCTGGATTCGGTCATCCTCGGCCGGCTGGACGACCAGGTGCGCGATCGCATCGTGGCGGAAACGCGGGGCAATCCGTTGGCTCTGCTGGAGCTGCCCCGGGGCCTGACCGGCGCGGAGCTGGCGGGCGGCTTCCAGCGCCCGGACGTGCGACCGCTGACGGGACAGATCGAGCAGACATTCCTGCGGCGGATCCGCTCGCTTCCCGACCACACCCAGCGCCTGTTGACGACCGCCGCCGCGGAACCGGTGGGCGACGCCGCGCTATTGCTGCGCGCCGCCGAGCATTTGGGCCTTCCGCCGGACGCGGCGGCCGATGCGGAAGCGGCCGGGTTGATCGACGTGGGGACCCGGGTGCGGTTCCGGCATCCCCTGGTGCGCTCGGCCGCATACCGCACGGCGGACCTGATCGAGCGCCGACGGATCCATCGCGCGCTGGCCGAGGCGACCGACAGGCGAAGTGATCCCGACCGCCGCGCATGGCATCTGGCCATCGCGGCCCACGGCCCGGACGAATCCGTTGCCGCCGCGCTGGAGCGCTCCGCCGACCGCGCCCAGGCCCGGGGCGGCGTCGCCGCCGCGGCCGCCTTCTTGGAACGGGCGACCCAATTGAGCGCCGAGCCGTCCCGCCGGGGAACGCGGGCGCTCGCGGCCGCTCAGGCCAAACGCGACGCGGCAGCCTTCGACGCGGCGGACGAGCTGATCACGGTCGCCGAGGGCGCGTCGCTGGATGAGTTGCAGCAGGCCCGTGCCGCCCGGTTGCGCGCGCAGATCGTCTTCGCCCGAAGCCGCAGCGGTGCCGCCGACGCGCCAACGGTCTCCGACGCCGCCATCGGTTTGCTCGATGCCGCCCGCGGGCTGGAGAGACTTGACGACGCGCATTCCCGCGAAACGTACCTAGAAGCCTTGGGGGCGGCGATGTTCGGCGGCCGGCTTTGCCCGCACGGCGGCATTCACCTGGTCGCCGAAGCGGCCCGCGCCGCGCCGCCCGGACCGCAACCCGCGCGTCCGGTCGACCTTCTGCTGGACGGCATCGCGTTGCGGGCCACGGCCGGGCAAGTCCCGAGCGTGACGGCGCTGCGCGACGCGCTAGCCCGCATCCAGGACGAACCCGAGCGGGGCGACGATGTGCTGCACTGGTTCTGGCAAGCCTTCCCCGTCGTCCAGGAATCCGCCGTCCACGAGCTGTGGGACGACGAGGTATGGCACCGTCTGGCCACCCACGCCGTTCGGCTCGCGCGCGGCGCGGGCGCACTCGCCGTGTTACCGCACGCCCTGGTCTACCGCGCCGGAGTGCACGTGCAGGCGGGCGAATTCGCGACGGCGTCTCAACTCATCGAGGAGGCCAAGGCGATCTCGGCCGCCACCGGTTATGTCCCGGTCAAATACCACTCGGTCCTGTTGGCCGCGTGGCGCGGCAACGAGGACGTCGCGACCGCCCTGATCGAGCAGGCCGCCGCGGACGGGATGGCAAGGGGCGAAGGGCGAGTCGTCGGATTGACCGGGTATTGCGGCGCCGTCCTCTACAACGGCCTGTGCCGCTATGACGACGCCTTCGCGGCGGCCCGCAGGGCATGCGAATACGAGGACCTGGGCCTGTTCGGATGGTGCCTGATCGAACTCGTCGAAGCCGCCGCGCGAAGCGGCCAAAAGGACGCGGCCCGCGACGCCCTGCGCCAACTGGAAGTCCGGGCGCTCAGCGCCCGAACAGATTGGGCCGACGGCGTTTACCTTCGGTCCAAGGCGCTGCTGGCCTCCGACCGCGACGCGGAGGCCTGCCACCTCGAGGCGATCGACAAGCTCGCGCGGACGCGCATCGCCGTCCAGCTGGCCCGCGCGCACCTGTCCTACGGGGAGTGGCTGCGCCGTTGCAACCGCCGGATCGACGCGCGCTCCCAGTTGGGTACCGCCCACGAGATGTTCACCCGGATGGGTGCCGACGCGTTCGCCGCGCGAGCCCACCGCGAGCTGCTGGCCACCGGCGAGAAAGTGAACAAGCGGTCCGGGAAAACGGGAAACGCCTCCGGCGGCGAGCTGACGGCGCAGGAGGCCCAGATCGCCCGGCTGGCCGGTGAGGGCCTGACCAACCCCGAGATCGCCGCGCAGTTGTTCATCAGCAGCCACACCGTCGAATGGCACCTGCGCAAGGTGTTCGCCAAGCTCGGCATCACCTCCCGCCGGCAACTGCGCGGCTTGGCCAAGGAGTTCGGCCCCCTGAGTTCGGCATGA
- a CDS encoding SDR family NAD(P)-dependent oxidoreductase produces MVNELDGKVAIVTGGASGIGRGLVERFVAEGARVVIADVETDRGKALAASLGDNALFQPTDVSDLEQVGALVSAAVAKFGGLHVMVNNAGISSPLRKLLDDDLTDFHRVMGVNVLGVMAGTRDAARHMAEHGGGSIINITSIGGIQAGGGVMIYRASKAAVIQFTKSAAIELAYHEIRVNAIAPGSIPTPILGKSAAGMDPEQLERFEARIRQGMRDDRPLKRDGTPDDVAEAALYFATDRSRYVTGTVLPVDGGTVAGKVIRPKKGGG; encoded by the coding sequence GTGGTTAACGAACTTGATGGCAAGGTCGCCATCGTCACCGGCGGCGCGTCCGGCATTGGCCGGGGCCTCGTGGAGCGGTTTGTGGCCGAGGGCGCACGCGTCGTCATCGCCGACGTCGAGACCGACCGGGGCAAGGCGCTGGCGGCATCGCTGGGCGACAATGCGCTCTTCCAGCCGACGGATGTCTCCGACCTCGAGCAGGTCGGCGCGCTGGTCTCCGCTGCCGTCGCGAAGTTCGGCGGCCTGCACGTGATGGTCAACAACGCCGGAATCTCGAGCCCCCTGCGGAAGTTGCTCGACGACGACCTGACCGATTTCCACAGGGTGATGGGGGTCAACGTGCTGGGCGTCATGGCGGGCACCCGAGATGCCGCGCGGCACATGGCCGAACATGGCGGCGGATCCATTATCAACATCACCTCGATCGGCGGGATCCAGGCCGGCGGCGGCGTGATGATCTACCGCGCGTCCAAGGCGGCGGTCATCCAGTTCACCAAGTCCGCCGCAATCGAGTTGGCGTATCACGAGATTCGGGTCAACGCCATCGCGCCGGGCAGCATCCCCACGCCGATCTTGGGGAAGTCGGCGGCCGGCATGGACCCCGAACAGCTCGAGCGGTTCGAGGCGCGGATTCGCCAGGGGATGCGCGATGACCGCCCGCTGAAGCGCGACGGCACGCCCGATGACGTCGCCGAGGCCGCGCTGTATTTCGCCACCGACCGGTCGCGATACGTCACCGGGACCGTGCTGCCCGTCGACGGCGGAACGGTGGCGGGCAAGGTCATTCGGCCCAAGAAGGGTGGGGGATAG
- a CDS encoding glycosyltransferase family 2 protein, translating into MRTAVITIVHGRGAHLRRQLEGLATSTLRPDLHIVVALGDPTVAALVSELKAPALVVECEAARPLPVAMGRNVGAAAAIRNAAELLVFLDVDCIPGAELLDRYHGVAGRSEHADAILNGPVTYLPPPGPGGYVISEVRSNPDPHRARPAPRDGAVLSTTDYALFWSLSFAVKVPTWQRIGGFCERYRGYGGEDTDFAQCAAARQVPMRWVGGAHAFHQHHAVADPPVDHLEDILRNAEIFYGRWGWWPMEGWLSSFADQGLIRRDADGRPRPIPHPSWAE; encoded by the coding sequence GTGCGCACCGCCGTCATCACCATCGTGCACGGCAGGGGCGCCCACCTGCGGCGGCAGCTCGAAGGCCTCGCCACCAGCACACTGCGGCCGGACCTGCACATCGTGGTCGCGCTCGGTGACCCCACCGTCGCCGCCCTGGTAAGCGAGCTGAAGGCGCCGGCGCTGGTGGTTGAGTGCGAGGCCGCCCGCCCGCTGCCGGTGGCGATGGGACGCAACGTGGGAGCCGCCGCGGCGATACGAAATGCCGCCGAGCTCTTGGTTTTTCTCGACGTCGATTGCATTCCCGGCGCGGAGTTGCTCGACCGCTACCACGGGGTCGCAGGCAGATCCGAGCACGCGGACGCGATCCTGAACGGCCCGGTCACGTATCTGCCACCACCCGGGCCGGGCGGCTACGTGATCTCCGAGGTGCGGTCGAATCCCGATCCGCATCGTGCTCGGCCCGCGCCGCGGGACGGCGCTGTCCTGTCCACGACGGACTATGCGCTGTTCTGGTCGCTGTCTTTCGCGGTGAAAGTCCCTACGTGGCAGCGGATCGGGGGATTCTGCGAGCGGTACCGCGGCTACGGCGGAGAGGACACGGACTTCGCGCAATGCGCGGCGGCACGCCAAGTTCCGATGCGCTGGGTCGGCGGGGCCCACGCATTCCACCAGCACCATGCGGTCGCCGATCCCCCCGTCGACCACCTCGAGGACATACTGCGCAACGCCGAGATCTTCTATGGGCGTTGGGGTTGGTGGCCGATGGAGGGCTGGCTGTCCTCCTTCGCGGACCAAGGCCTGATCCGTCGCGACGCCGACGGGCGTCCCCGCCCTATCCCCCACCCTTCTTGGGCCGAATGA
- a CDS encoding glycosyltransferase produces the protein MRLPCDDEGPRPREATAHGALHWAPHHDAGLSARMNQIAEWVSDARPEAVVVDVSVEVALFIRLLGVPVIVVALPGTRVDAPHVLVHRLADHIVAAWPRALCVPSWLRQWEDKTSYVGGISRFEGRDRRGDEPESSARPLKETRVVVLGGAGDAFGTSLQDCAAADSVRSWTTLGGKVGAWRDDPWPEIRGADVVVTHAGQSCIADVAAARRPALVLPQPRPFDEQHATARMLKRHQLAVVAHGMPDPRAWPALLTATAATDPRRWRRWEVDGAADRAAEAIESTARRCRQGT, from the coding sequence ATGAGGCTACCGTGTGACGACGAGGGACCGCGGCCACGCGAGGCCACCGCACACGGCGCGCTGCACTGGGCGCCCCACCACGACGCCGGGCTGAGCGCCCGAATGAATCAGATCGCGGAGTGGGTGTCCGACGCGCGGCCCGAGGCCGTCGTTGTCGACGTATCGGTGGAAGTGGCGCTGTTCATCCGGTTGCTCGGCGTACCGGTGATCGTCGTGGCGTTGCCCGGCACCCGCGTGGACGCCCCGCATGTGCTGGTGCATCGCCTCGCCGATCACATCGTGGCGGCCTGGCCGCGCGCGTTGTGTGTGCCGTCATGGCTGCGGCAATGGGAGGACAAGACCAGCTACGTCGGTGGCATCAGCCGCTTCGAGGGCCGTGACCGTCGCGGCGACGAGCCCGAGTCATCGGCACGGCCGTTGAAGGAGACGCGCGTCGTCGTATTGGGCGGGGCCGGCGACGCCTTCGGAACCTCGCTACAGGATTGTGCCGCAGCGGATTCGGTCCGGTCATGGACGACGCTCGGCGGCAAGGTCGGTGCGTGGAGAGATGATCCGTGGCCCGAGATCCGGGGGGCGGATGTCGTCGTCACCCACGCGGGTCAGAGCTGTATTGCTGATGTCGCCGCGGCGAGGCGCCCCGCGTTGGTCCTCCCGCAGCCGCGGCCCTTCGATGAGCAACACGCGACGGCCCGGATGCTCAAGCGCCATCAGCTTGCGGTGGTCGCGCACGGCATGCCCGACCCACGGGCGTGGCCGGCGCTGCTGACCGCCACCGCGGCGACCGACCCGCGACGGTGGCGACGGTGGGAAGTGGATGGGGCGGCCGACCGTGCCGCCGAAGCCATCGAGTCGACGGCCCGCCGTTGCAGGCAAGGCACGTAG
- a CDS encoding glycosyltransferase, giving the protein MTEPLRVALIASTRHPIRQPFAGGLEAHVCHLTGALASRGYRVSLFAAAGSDPGLNCQTLDVRPLDLSEAARHDVSMPPADFMADHHAYLSLMLWLAGPGSQQFDVIHNHSLHYLPVAMASALSTPMLTTVHTPPTPWLESAIGAATGKGTRFAAVSRHTAAAWRSLTGDITVVPNGIHTGQWPLGPGGPSLVWFGRITPEKAPHLAIAAAQRARRPLVLAGPISDQQYFVRHVEPHLRGDIRYAGHLDHRRLAHVVSHAAAALVTPSWDEPYGLVVAEAMSCGTPVVAFALGGIPELISAASGRLIVAGDVAAMADAIGTVLALPRKRVREHAIRQCSAEAMVTAYTNVYREMIDDFAGRQHDRVLHSPPRVRASGSGHERLRTDAPPGDRHDIAGCAGAPAVFGGHEATV; this is encoded by the coding sequence ATGACGGAGCCACTGCGCGTGGCGCTGATCGCCTCGACCCGCCATCCGATCCGGCAACCGTTCGCCGGGGGGCTCGAAGCGCACGTCTGCCACCTGACCGGCGCGCTCGCATCCCGCGGCTATCGGGTGTCGCTGTTCGCCGCGGCGGGTTCGGATCCCGGTTTGAACTGTCAGACGCTCGACGTGCGCCCGTTGGATCTGTCGGAGGCGGCGCGCCACGACGTGTCGATGCCGCCGGCAGATTTCATGGCCGATCACCACGCGTACCTGTCGTTGATGTTGTGGCTGGCGGGGCCCGGGAGCCAACAGTTCGACGTCATCCACAACCACAGCCTGCATTACCTTCCGGTGGCGATGGCCTCGGCGTTGTCCACTCCGATGCTCACCACGGTGCACACGCCGCCGACGCCCTGGCTCGAGTCGGCGATCGGTGCCGCCACCGGGAAGGGCACCCGCTTTGCGGCGGTCTCCCGGCACACCGCTGCGGCGTGGCGAAGCCTCACCGGAGATATCACCGTGGTTCCCAACGGCATCCATACGGGCCAGTGGCCCCTCGGCCCGGGTGGGCCGTCCCTGGTGTGGTTTGGTCGGATCACACCGGAAAAGGCACCCCATCTGGCGATCGCCGCGGCCCAACGGGCGCGCCGACCGCTGGTCCTCGCCGGTCCGATCTCCGACCAGCAGTACTTTGTTCGCCACGTCGAGCCCCACCTTCGGGGCGACATCCGGTATGCGGGCCATCTGGACCACCGGCGTCTGGCCCACGTGGTCAGCCACGCCGCAGCGGCGCTTGTCACCCCGAGCTGGGACGAGCCGTACGGGCTTGTCGTCGCCGAAGCGATGTCGTGCGGCACCCCCGTCGTTGCGTTCGCCCTCGGTGGCATCCCCGAACTCATCAGCGCGGCGTCGGGGCGACTCATCGTCGCCGGTGACGTCGCCGCCATGGCGGACGCCATAGGCACGGTGCTCGCGCTACCGCGAAAGCGGGTGCGCGAGCACGCCATTCGCCAGTGTTCGGCCGAAGCGATGGTGACCGCCTACACCAATGTGTACCGAGAAATGATCGACGACTTCGCGGGCAGGCAACATGATCGGGTACTACATTCACCACCACGGGTTCGGGCATCTGGCTCGGGCCATGAGCGTCTGCGCACGGATGCGCCGCCCGGTGACCGCCATGACATCGCTGGATGTGCCGGAGCCCCAGCCGTTTTCGGCGGTCATGAGGCTACCGTGTGA
- a CDS encoding glycosyltransferase, producing the protein MPASHVYVRHLGNPYSDCVVRLDDPAPADGRTVPGGWWPPLMLEPGWVSDNHSRFDVFHIHFGFDAITPEDLAGVVQELKEHNKPLVYTVHDLRNPHHPEPEAHAAQQDVLISAADELITLTPGAAQLIWRNWRRRARVLPHPHVLEKEWIERPRGRGERFVVGLHAKSLRANMDPLPVVDALAAIVSSLPDAILQVDVHDEIFDPDNHWFAPSTGAALLAYDSHEHVQVRVHPYFSDDEFWDYLASLTVSVLPYRFGTHSGWLEASYDLGTAVVAPSCGFYRQQRPCGVFGFGDRGFDPVSLCGAIHRAHARWAAGCPAPRADWVARLAERRELAAAHRAIYASVLR; encoded by the coding sequence GTGCCGGCGTCGCACGTCTACGTCCGTCACCTCGGCAATCCGTACTCGGATTGCGTTGTGCGCCTGGATGATCCGGCGCCGGCGGATGGCCGCACCGTGCCGGGAGGTTGGTGGCCGCCGCTGATGTTGGAGCCGGGCTGGGTCAGCGACAACCACTCACGATTCGACGTGTTCCACATCCACTTCGGGTTCGACGCCATCACTCCGGAGGATTTGGCCGGAGTCGTCCAGGAGCTCAAAGAGCACAACAAGCCGCTGGTGTACACGGTGCACGATCTGCGCAATCCACATCACCCGGAACCCGAGGCCCACGCCGCGCAGCAGGACGTCCTGATTTCCGCCGCCGACGAGCTGATTACGCTGACACCCGGTGCCGCACAGCTGATTTGGCGAAACTGGCGGCGGCGGGCCCGCGTATTGCCGCACCCGCACGTGCTCGAAAAGGAGTGGATCGAGAGGCCCCGCGGCCGCGGCGAGCGATTCGTCGTCGGCCTGCACGCCAAAAGTCTGCGCGCCAACATGGACCCGTTGCCCGTCGTGGACGCGCTCGCGGCGATCGTGTCGTCCCTGCCCGACGCGATCCTGCAGGTCGACGTCCACGACGAGATCTTCGATCCCGACAATCACTGGTTCGCACCGTCGACCGGCGCGGCACTGCTGGCCTACGACTCCCACGAGCATGTGCAGGTCCGGGTGCACCCGTACTTCTCGGACGACGAATTCTGGGACTACCTCGCTTCGCTGACGGTTTCCGTACTGCCCTACCGGTTCGGCACCCATTCGGGCTGGCTCGAGGCGAGCTACGATCTCGGAACCGCCGTGGTGGCCCCCAGCTGCGGCTTCTATCGCCAGCAACGCCCGTGCGGCGTTTTCGGTTTCGGCGACCGGGGCTTCGATCCCGTGTCGCTGTGCGGTGCGATCCACCGGGCACACGCGCGTTGGGCCGCCGGCTGCCCCGCCCCCCGGGCCGACTGGGTGGCGCGGCTCGCCGAAAGGCGAGAGCTCGCCGCGGCGCATCGTGCCATCTACGCGAGCGTCCTGCGATGA
- a CDS encoding TetR family transcriptional regulator, with translation MTTVGRTVRTERASSTQEAILVAAERLYAEHGMFAVSNRQVSEAAGQGNNAAVGYHFGTKADLVRAIEHKHRGPVEQLRERMVDELLASGAADGRDAELRNWVACLVRPLTDHLEELGNPTWYARFAAQAMTDPAYYNIIVKGALSSPSLVQVVEGINRCLPELPAEVHFERNIMARNLLMHTCADRERALVAGTLTSHRSWRAAASGLIDAIVGLWLAPVTAYE, from the coding sequence ATGACCACCGTCGGCCGGACCGTGCGCACCGAGCGGGCCAGCTCCACCCAAGAGGCGATCTTGGTGGCCGCCGAGCGGCTCTACGCCGAGCACGGCATGTTCGCGGTGTCCAACCGACAAGTCAGCGAGGCCGCCGGCCAGGGCAACAACGCCGCGGTCGGCTACCACTTCGGCACCAAGGCCGACCTGGTGCGCGCCATCGAGCACAAGCACCGCGGACCCGTCGAGCAGCTCCGCGAGCGGATGGTCGACGAGTTGTTGGCCTCCGGCGCCGCCGACGGCCGGGACGCCGAACTGCGCAACTGGGTGGCCTGCCTGGTGCGCCCGCTCACCGATCACCTCGAGGAGCTCGGAAATCCGACGTGGTACGCGCGGTTTGCGGCGCAGGCGATGACCGACCCCGCCTACTACAACATCATCGTCAAGGGCGCGCTCAGCTCGCCCTCGCTGGTTCAGGTCGTGGAGGGCATCAACCGGTGTCTGCCCGAATTGCCGGCCGAGGTGCACTTCGAACGCAACATCATGGCCCGAAACCTGTTGATGCACACCTGCGCCGACCGTGAACGCGCGCTTGTCGCGGGAACGTTGACGTCCCATCGTTCCTGGCGCGCTGCGGCGTCCGGGCTCATCGATGCGATCGTGGGCCTGTGGCTGGCGCCCGTGACGGCGTACGAGTGA
- a CDS encoding ferredoxin has protein sequence MKVTVDQDVCASSGNCVMNAPEVFDQRDDDGVVVLLNHSPTADQAEGARRAAAACPALAIHIEE, from the coding sequence ATGAAAGTGACTGTTGACCAAGATGTTTGCGCCTCGTCCGGGAACTGCGTCATGAATGCGCCCGAAGTGTTCGACCAGCGCGACGACGACGGCGTGGTCGTCCTACTCAATCACAGTCCTACGGCCGACCAGGCCGAAGGTGCGAGGCGGGCGGCGGCCGCCTGTCCCGCCCTGGCCATCCACATCGAGGAATAG